Proteins encoded within one genomic window of Vanrija pseudolonga chromosome 3, complete sequence:
- the thrc gene encoding Threonine synthase, whose product MSQTRYFSTRGGAETLSFDEAVLTGLAPNGGLYIPTEIPSLPADWETAWAKLSFAELSHAILSLFIPVDSIPSADLKDIIDRSYATFRSDAVTPLRKTADGEYTLELWHGPTWAFKDVALQFVGNVFAYLLEKRNEAGANEQLTVLGATSGDTGSAAIYGLRSKPAITIFILYPDGRVSPIQEAQMATVPDANVYCVSVLDSDFDTCQSIVKSCFSDAAFNKAHRLGAVNSINWARILAQIVYYFAAYFQLPEAERKDVNFSVPTGNFGDILAGWYAKRLGLPVGKLVVATNENDILQRFFATGRYERNGSEGVKATYSPAMDILLSSNFERLLYYLAHDTQTGAVAAGSPEERRAAAQAQLSKWYDEIKATGSADMGAAVQKLADSEFWAERVSDSETLAEINKYYSLPKPYGPYVVDPHTAVGLATTERSKAKGGKTWVTLSTAHPAKFSEAVELALNKDTAPGFDFRRDVLPEQLAELETLPKRVYKVRGEEGVRALVEAVKRGEKPAPSA is encoded by the exons ATGTCGCAGACAAGGTACTTCtccacgcgcggcggcgccgagacgctctCGTTCGACGAG GCTGTTCTCACCGGCCTGGCGCCCAACGGCGGGCTGTACATCCCGACCGAGATTCCCTCGCTCCCAGCGGACTGGGAGACGGCGTGGGCCAAGCTGTCGTTTGCCGAGCTCTCGCACGCCATCCTGAGCCTGTTCATCCCCGTCGACTCGATCCCCtccgccgacctcaaggacaTTATCGACCGCTCGTACGCCACCTTCCGCTCGGACGCCGTCACGCCCCTCCGCAagacggccgacggcgagtaCACGCTCGAGCTGTGGCATGGCCCCACTTGGGCGTTCAAGGACGTTGCGCTCCAGTTTGTCGGCAACGTGTTCGCGTACCTCCTCGAGAAGCGCAACGAGGCCGGAGCGAACGAGCAGCTGACTGTTCTcggcgcgacctcgggcgACACTGGCTC cgccgccatcTACGGCCTCCGCTCCAAACCCGCCATCACCATCTTCATCCTGTACCCCGACGGCCGTGTGTCGCCTATCCAGGAGGCGCAGATGGCGACGGTCCCCGACGCGAACGTGTACTGCGTCTCGgtgctcgactcggactTTGACACGTGCCAGTCGATTGTCAAGTCGTGCTTCTCGGACGCGGCGTTCAACAAGgcgcaccgcctcggcgccgtcaactCGATCAACTGGGCGCGCATCCTCGCCCAGATCGTCTACTACTTTGCCGCGTACTTCCAGCTGCCCGAGGCAGAGCGCAAGGACGTCAACTTCTCCGTGCCGACCGGCAACTTTGGCGACATCCTCGCCGGATGGTACGCcaagcgcctcggcctgccggtcggcaagctcgtcgtcgcgaccaaCGAGAACGACATTCTCCAGCGCTTCTTCGCGACGGGACGGTACGAGCGTAACGGCTCCGAGGGCGTCAAGGCGACCTACTCGCCCGCGATGGACATTCTCCTCAGCTCAAACTTTGAGCGCCTGCTCTACTACCTCGCGCACGACACGCAGAcgggcgccgtcgccgccggctcgcccgaggagcgccgcgccgccgcccaggcgcAGCTGAGCAAGTGGTacgacgagatcaaggcgACCGGCTCGGCCGACATGGGCGCCGCGGTGCAGAAGCTCGCCGACTCCGAGTTCTGGGCCGAGCGTGTTTCGGACAgcgagacgctcgccgagatcaACAAGTACTACAGCCTTCCCAAGCCGTACGGCCcgtacgtcgtcgacccgcacactgccgtcggcctcgccacgACCGAGCGCTCaaaggccaagggcggcaagacATGGGTCACCCTCAGCACGGCCCACCCCGCCAAGTTctccgaggccgtcgagctcgccctcaaCAAGGACACGGCGCCCGGCTTCGACTTCCGCCGCGACGTCCTGCCCGAgcagctggccgagctcgagacccTCCCCAAGCGCGTGTACAAGGTccgcggggaggagggtgtgcgtgccctcgtcgaggccgtcaagcgcgGCGAGAAGCCCGCCCCTTCGGCTTAG